TCAAGAACACGTGCTGCCTGATTGACTAATGTCTGATCTGCTAACGTAAACTGAAAAAAAGAAATAATCATTAATAATAAAATTAACACCATTAGTAGCATCCCCCCTAGGAATATTTCATCAAAAAACAACACACCAACGTTACAGTTTGCACTATTTATTATACAATATGAGACAACTGCATTATAGGTAAGTATACCGCAAAAATAAGAATTGTTACTAAAAAACCTAGTAAGAGAATAACTAGTGGCTGTAAAAAAAAGACAAAGCGACGTAAAGACTCATCTAATCTATCACTATAAACAGATGCTGCGCTTTCCAGCGATTGCCCTAGCGTACTTGTTTCTTCGCCAACGAGAACCAACGCAACTACTTCTGGTAAGAAAACCGATGATATCGCCATTGCATTACTCAATAATTGCCCGGACGAAACATCGTCATATAAAGTCTCAAACTGAAATTGAACACACGAATTATCTACTGATTCGCTTACTATTTTAAGAGCCGCTACCAGCGTAGTCCCACTATTAACTAATAGCGCCAGCGCCTGCAAGGACTGCCCCATCCAATGTTGCCACACTGCACTACCAATAAAAGGAATTTTAATAGTAATCGCATCCCATTTTTTTCTATTTAGCTTGGTAAAATAATAATGAATAGCACCTAATAATATGGTCACTATACCAATAGTATACACCATAGAAACACTACGAATATACTCACTCATGCTAATCATAGTGCGCGTAAGCGCAGGAAGTTCCTGGTTTAAAGAGCTAAACATATCAACAAATCGTGGAATGATAAAAATAAAGATAAATAAACTAATTCCAATAAAAAAAAGCAATGTTAATAAAGGCATAGCAAGTACCGAACGAATACTTTTACTGAAAGCATATTGTTTATGGTAATAAAGCGCCACATTTTCCATAGCGCCTATCAAATTACCTGACTCATTGCCTGCAATAAGCATAGCCATAACAATACGATCACAAAGATAAGGATGTTTTTCGAGAGATTTGTCAAAAGGGCTTCCCTGCTGAATATCACAACTTATAGTAGAAAGTATATCATAAAGTAGAGGATTATGAGATTGCTGAGCAGCAATAGCAAAAACATTTGGTAATAATAACCCCGCACGCAACATTTTTGCTTTTTGTTGAAATAGATTTCCTTTTATTTTAGCAGTTATCAACCACAAAAATGATGGTACATAAACGAATTTAAAATGTAATAATGCAACACCTTGTCGTAAAAGAAGATTTGATAAATCTTGAGGTGAATGCGCTGATTGTTTACCTTTTTTTGTAACACCAGCAATATCAGTACCAACCCATTTAAAATATGGCATATTTTCCTTATCAACTAAACATATCACTTTGCCAATCAATACCAAGAAGTTCTAACAATTTATTGTAACTCATTTCAATATCAATTTTTATTCGTTTTTTACGCGATTGCATACCAGAAGAAATAGAAATCATATCTAAGGAAACGCCCAATGCCTTTGAAAGATTCTTTATAAGTTCATCATTTGCCTTGCCGTGCTCTGCTACATTTTTTAAATAACATTTTAAATTCCCTGTTTTATCAAGAAACCAACCTCTTTTTTTAGAACCGGGAAAAACTTTAACATCAAAAATAAATGCCATTATAGCCTCCTAATCAATAAA
The Candidatus Babeliales bacterium DNA segment above includes these coding regions:
- a CDS encoding type II secretion system F family protein; the encoded protein is MPYFKWVGTDIAGVTKKGKQSAHSPQDLSNLLLRQGVALLHFKFVYVPSFLWLITAKIKGNLFQQKAKMLRAGLLLPNVFAIAAQQSHNPLLYDILSTISCDIQQGSPFDKSLEKHPYLCDRIVMAMLIAGNESGNLIGAMENVALYYHKQYAFSKSIRSVLAMPLLTLLFFIGISLFIFIFIIPRFVDMFSSLNQELPALTRTMISMSEYIRSVSMVYTIGIVTILLGAIHYYFTKLNRKKWDAITIKIPFIGSAVWQHWMGQSLQALALLVNSGTTLVAALKIVSESVDNSCVQFQFETLYDDVSSGQLLSNAMAISSVFLPEVVALVLVGEETSTLGQSLESAASVYSDRLDESLRRFVFFLQPLVILLLGFLVTILIFAVYLPIMQLSHIV
- a CDS encoding DUF167 domain-containing protein, which codes for MAFIFDVKVFPGSKKRGWFLDKTGNLKCYLKNVAEHGKANDELIKNLSKALGVSLDMISISSGMQSRKKRIKIDIEMSYNKLLELLGIDWQSDMFS